One genomic window of Sphingomonadaceae bacterium OTU29LAMAA1 includes the following:
- a CDS encoding TIGR02594 family protein, whose translation MAKDPAWLRAARGRLGTREAAGTANNATILGWAKRLGTRVLGMIYNADSVPWCGVFVASCLAEDGIAAAPIAVRAMSWADWGLALRPERLAPGAVLVFERPGGGHVGFYVGEDAAAYHVLGGNQGDAVTIARIAKGRCIARRWPADRPVIGKPVQIAAKGKPISRDEA comes from the coding sequence GTGGCGAAGGATCCTGCATGGCTGCGCGCCGCCCGCGGGCGACTGGGCACGCGCGAGGCGGCGGGGACGGCGAACAACGCCACCATCCTCGGCTGGGCGAAGCGGCTCGGCACCCGCGTGCTCGGCATGATCTACAATGCCGACAGCGTGCCGTGGTGCGGCGTGTTCGTCGCGTCCTGTCTGGCGGAGGACGGGATCGCGGCCGCGCCGATCGCGGTGCGGGCGATGTCCTGGGCGGACTGGGGGCTGGCGCTGCGCCCCGAGCGGCTCGCGCCGGGCGCGGTGCTGGTGTTCGAGCGGCCGGGCGGCGGCCATGTCGGTTTCTATGTCGGCGAGGATGCCGCGGCCTATCACGTCCTCGGCGGCAATCAGGGCGATGCGGTCACCATCGCGCGCATCGCCAAGGGCCGCTGTATCGCGCGACGCTGGCCCGCGGACCGTCCGGTGATCGGCAAGCCGGTGCAGATCGCCGCCAAGGGCAAGCCGATATCGCGGGATGAGGCGTGA
- a CDS encoding DUF2384 domain-containing protein, giving the protein MATHMASIETLLGVAAGQLASRLALAYSIEGGLPVAALDRLADSVAPDDPRFKFRLIPKATLERRRKSTSQRLTSEEGDRLARLAKVFNFALDIYRAPEKAREFLGRPHPMLDGKPPLDVALATGPGADLVINLLGRAAYGGGA; this is encoded by the coding sequence ATGGCGACGCACATGGCATCGATCGAGACGCTGCTGGGTGTCGCCGCGGGGCAGCTGGCATCGCGGCTGGCGCTGGCCTATTCGATCGAGGGCGGGTTGCCGGTGGCGGCGCTCGACCGGCTGGCCGACAGCGTCGCCCCCGATGATCCGCGCTTCAAGTTCCGGCTGATCCCCAAGGCGACGCTGGAGCGCCGGCGCAAGTCGACCTCGCAGCGGCTGACCAGCGAGGAAGGCGACCGGCTGGCGCGGCTCGCCAAGGTGTTCAACTTCGCGCTCGATATCTATCGAGCGCCCGAAAAGGCGCGCGAATTCCTCGGCCGCCCGCACCCGATGCTCGACGGCAAGCCGCCGCTCGACGTGGCGCTGGCGACGGGGCCGGGTGCGGACCTCGTCATCAATCTGTTGGGACGGGCGGCCTACGGCGGGGGCGCATGA
- a CDS encoding RES domain-containing protein: MTARATGRKTDRVLTCFRIADPEGAHPIYDSEGARLYPGRWNTPASPVIYTSEHYSTAMLEKLDHANSVLPPNQHYIRITIPNGTSYEIFRTAAHPGWDGKDEGICKAFGAAWHEEERSALLLVPSIPARLERNILINPRHPDAAPITWDLPELVWWDERLYG, translated from the coding sequence ATGACGGCGCGCGCGACCGGTCGCAAGACCGACCGCGTTCTCACCTGTTTCCGCATCGCCGATCCCGAGGGCGCACACCCGATCTACGACAGCGAGGGCGCACGCCTCTATCCCGGCCGCTGGAACACGCCGGCGAGCCCGGTGATCTACACGTCCGAACATTATTCGACCGCGATGCTGGAGAAACTGGACCACGCCAACAGCGTGCTGCCGCCCAACCAGCATTACATCCGCATCACCATTCCCAACGGCACCAGCTACGAGATATTCCGCACGGCCGCGCACCCCGGCTGGGACGGCAAGGACGAAGGCATCTGCAAGGCGTTCGGCGCCGCATGGCACGAGGAGGAACGCAGCGCGCTGCTGCTGGTGCCGTCGATCCCGGCGCGGCTGGAGCGCAACATCCTGATCAACCCGCGCCACCCGGACGCGGCACCGATCACTTGGGATCTGCCCGAACTGGTGTGGTGGGACGAGCGGCTTTACGGCTAA
- a CDS encoding relaxase/mobilization nuclease domain-containing protein, which yields MSFRFSSGTMDSMAGVFAPPKKYRLGTGGGNAKGPKIGGTMLGLAVASMFPKAASSPTTSRPSAQAKHAFGGGSQARMSGRAIMATDRTSRRVPEVMVRITGRQHGGGHVMANFAYISRLGHGSDEELGLETSEGVVLHDGRDMQILAKDWHDFEMDGDARRKGATSISMILSMPTGTDPERLKAAALDFAREEFANRSWVAGLHVDRDHPHVHITIARRDLDGRRFHPDRDDLFRWRQRFAEKLRERGIEANATPTRARGIDPAHEHIAVRKMRDKGQVPRIDASRAERARRLRDQGIPDPVEAALASRQATVRATYMRSVAELSASPSLADQVVAQSLERFVAALPPPEPNSARAMRAASPSRTRGAIVDARTRPAVADPGPDPIAAALERSRVMRGKLEAKRFLQESPDRTEDTPHERRPSRVSERLRSLMDKAERQATVPSLSKPEEVLREIMDRDRSTRDHARSPDRSGPER from the coding sequence GTGAGCTTCCGCTTCTCTTCCGGAACGATGGACTCGATGGCGGGCGTCTTCGCACCGCCCAAGAAATATCGCCTTGGGACTGGAGGTGGCAACGCGAAGGGCCCGAAAATCGGGGGCACGATGCTCGGCCTTGCCGTCGCGTCGATGTTTCCGAAGGCCGCATCCTCGCCGACCACGTCGCGTCCCAGTGCGCAGGCGAAACATGCTTTCGGGGGCGGATCGCAGGCCCGTATGAGCGGCCGGGCGATCATGGCTACGGATCGCACATCGCGTCGCGTCCCCGAGGTCATGGTGCGGATCACGGGGCGCCAGCATGGCGGCGGACACGTCATGGCCAACTTCGCCTACATCAGCCGCCTGGGTCACGGTTCCGACGAGGAACTCGGGCTTGAAACCAGCGAGGGCGTCGTGCTGCATGACGGACGCGACATGCAGATTCTCGCTAAGGATTGGCATGACTTCGAGATGGACGGGGACGCGAGACGCAAGGGTGCGACGTCCATTTCGATGATCCTCTCGATGCCGACGGGGACCGATCCGGAGCGTTTGAAAGCGGCGGCCCTGGACTTCGCACGCGAGGAGTTTGCGAACCGGTCGTGGGTTGCCGGTCTTCATGTCGATCGCGATCATCCCCACGTTCACATCACGATCGCGCGTCGTGATCTCGACGGGCGCCGCTTCCATCCGGACCGGGATGATCTATTTCGATGGCGGCAGCGCTTCGCCGAGAAGCTCCGCGAGCGAGGCATTGAGGCCAACGCCACGCCGACCAGAGCGCGCGGGATCGACCCCGCGCATGAGCACATCGCGGTACGCAAGATGCGCGACAAAGGGCAGGTTCCGCGGATTGATGCGAGCCGCGCCGAACGTGCCCGGCGCCTTCGCGACCAGGGTATTCCCGACCCGGTCGAGGCCGCTCTTGCAAGTCGGCAGGCAACAGTTCGTGCGACCTATATGCGATCCGTCGCGGAGCTATCGGCTTCGCCCTCCCTTGCCGATCAGGTGGTCGCACAGAGCCTCGAACGTTTCGTCGCAGCATTGCCGCCGCCCGAGCCCAACTCCGCTCGGGCAATGCGTGCTGCTTCACCGTCCCGCACGCGCGGCGCGATTGTCGATGCTCGAACGCGCCCCGCTGTTGCGGATCCCGGGCCCGATCCGATCGCCGCAGCATTGGAACGTTCTCGCGTCATGCGGGGCAAGCTCGAGGCCAAACGATTTCTCCAGGAGAGTCCCGACCGGACCGAAGACACACCGCATGAACGCCGCCCTTCGAGGGTATCCGAGCGCCTTCGCTCGCTTATGGACAAGGCCGAACGGCAGGCCACAGTACCTTCGTTAAGCAAGCCGGAGGAGGTCCTTCGCGAGATAATGGATCGCGATCGCTCAACTCGCGACCACGCGCGTTCGCCGGACAGGAGTGGGCCAGAACGATGA
- a CDS encoding replication initiator protein A: MDSPLYGDVQGERTVAEFPFFSLSKKAQMTPMVFESGDARIEINPSKTGVATIYDKEILLYIASLMADRMEAGDVVDRVWSFTANDLFRVTGTNASARSYSSLKASLNRLQGTQIITNIETGGEGSDSAFSWLLKADIKYVKLPNGERRVKRIEVMVCDWLHRAILTDRRIAAYHLDFFKLAPIERRLYELAKFNCGDSGGFEVDLNVLAERVGCASDKRGLEYFKKQLRDVAEQDSLPEYVVTLAEEKIPSPRGGRPRIKTVVSLRARQDAPEQTILPSPQ, translated from the coding sequence TTGGACAGCCCCTTGTACGGGGATGTCCAGGGCGAGCGCACGGTTGCCGAATTTCCCTTCTTCTCGCTGTCGAAGAAGGCGCAGATGACGCCGATGGTCTTCGAGAGCGGCGATGCCCGTATCGAGATCAATCCCAGCAAGACCGGCGTGGCGACGATCTACGACAAGGAGATCCTGCTCTATATCGCCAGCCTGATGGCGGATCGCATGGAGGCGGGCGATGTCGTCGATCGCGTCTGGAGCTTTACCGCCAACGATCTGTTCCGCGTCACCGGCACCAATGCGTCGGCGCGCTCCTATAGTTCTTTGAAGGCGTCGCTGAACCGGCTGCAGGGCACGCAGATCATCACCAACATCGAAACGGGTGGCGAGGGATCGGACAGCGCCTTTTCGTGGCTGCTGAAGGCCGACATCAAATATGTGAAGCTTCCCAACGGCGAACGCCGGGTCAAGCGGATCGAGGTGATGGTGTGCGACTGGCTGCACCGTGCCATCCTGACCGATCGTCGCATCGCCGCCTATCATCTCGACTTCTTCAAGCTCGCACCGATCGAACGCCGGCTGTACGAGCTCGCCAAGTTCAACTGTGGTGACAGCGGCGGTTTCGAGGTCGATCTCAACGTGTTGGCCGAACGCGTCGGCTGCGCTTCGGACAAGCGCGGACTCGAATATTTCAAGAAGCAGCTGAGGGATGTCGCCGAGCAGGATTCGCTGCCCGAATATGTCGTCACGCTGGCTGAAGAGAAGATCCCCTCACCGCGCGGGGGGCGTCCGCGGATCAAGACCGTCGTCTCGCTCAGGGCGCGGCAGGATGCACCGGAACAGACGATACTCCCCAGTCCTCAGTGA
- a CDS encoding helix-turn-helix domain-containing protein, whose translation MLRDSVEAGTFEEVFFATPAKGETDIILRAARRALDAGRRLRRDARVEKRSLTGLEKQLAALTSGAVRVLEEILTLARLNAGRVYPTYDYLAEATSLGRATIARALHVLDAIGFIVRQRRFKRVEAQGPGPRYEQTSNVYRAYLPAGLLRYLPRWMRPAPVPDDMMQREADRVEDTRTMLAGLGCRDLARAVIANGPLAKILAKLGAAIDDREREYHDDPQPLMDSHNPNSKELA comes from the coding sequence GTGCTGCGCGACAGTGTCGAGGCGGGAACGTTCGAGGAGGTCTTCTTCGCGACCCCGGCCAAGGGGGAAACCGACATCATCCTGCGTGCCGCTCGTCGCGCGCTCGACGCCGGCAGACGGTTGCGGCGCGACGCGCGGGTCGAGAAACGATCCCTGACAGGTTTGGAAAAGCAGCTGGCCGCCCTGACGAGCGGCGCGGTCCGCGTTCTGGAGGAGATCCTGACGCTCGCCCGGCTGAATGCCGGGCGCGTCTACCCGACCTACGACTATCTCGCCGAGGCGACGAGCCTGGGGCGTGCAACCATCGCGCGCGCGCTGCATGTCCTGGATGCGATCGGCTTTATCGTCCGGCAACGCCGGTTTAAGCGTGTCGAGGCGCAGGGCCCCGGGCCGCGCTACGAGCAGACGTCGAACGTCTATCGTGCGTACCTCCCCGCCGGCCTTCTACGCTATCTGCCGCGCTGGATGCGCCCGGCGCCGGTACCCGACGACATGATGCAGCGCGAGGCAGACCGGGTCGAGGACACCCGGACGATGCTGGCAGGCCTTGGATGCCGCGACCTTGCCCGTGCTGTGATCGCGAATGGCCCACTCGCCAAGATCCTTGCTAAGCTCGGGGCTGCCATAGATGATCGTGAGCGCGAGTATCATGATGATCCGCAACCGCTCATGGATTCACATAATCCGAACTCAAAAGAGTTGGCTTAA